The Bacillus sp. Marseille-Q1617 genome has a segment encoding these proteins:
- a CDS encoding DUF4181 domain-containing protein, protein MTEWTLTSAFMLLIFLIGDRIEKRIKKNQPSTEKKSLHPIQKVCEGMLLALIGGGAFYFGFTNEDIISSELYFLSAAVIFFSLSAWMEWKLDQKKKIPLLTLLQLGTSLSILIVVCVIEIAV, encoded by the coding sequence GTGACAGAATGGACTCTCACCTCAGCATTTATGCTGTTAATATTTCTCATCGGTGATAGGATCGAAAAGAGGATTAAAAAAAATCAGCCTTCAACAGAAAAAAAGTCATTGCATCCTATACAAAAAGTGTGCGAAGGGATGCTGCTGGCTCTAATAGGGGGAGGTGCGTTCTACTTTGGTTTTACAAATGAAGACATTATAAGTTCTGAGCTTTACTTTCTTAGCGCAGCTGTTATATTTTTCAGCCTTAGTGCGTGGATGGAATGGAAGCTTGACCAGAAAAAGAAGATTCCGCTTCTCACACTTCTTCAGTTAGGCACCTCATTGTCCATACTGATTGTCGTATGCGTAATTGAGATTGCTGTTTGA
- a CDS encoding DUF1801 domain-containing protein encodes MYELKTKQNENSVIEFIESTNSEKKREDAYRLLDIFTEETGFPAKMWGPSIIGFGSYHYKYKTGHEGDSFLAGFSPRKAKISLYFAPGDETREEILKKFGKHTTGKACVYINKVDDIEVDVLRELIQASITFLKKMYPDDTEETKE; translated from the coding sequence TTGTACGAGTTAAAAACCAAACAAAACGAAAACAGCGTGATAGAATTTATTGAGAGTACAAATAGTGAGAAAAAAAGGGAGGATGCCTACAGACTTTTGGATATCTTCACAGAAGAAACCGGCTTCCCAGCTAAAATGTGGGGGCCGAGCATAATCGGATTTGGCTCTTACCACTACAAATATAAAACTGGGCACGAAGGAGATTCATTCCTTGCTGGATTCTCTCCTCGTAAAGCAAAAATAAGCCTTTATTTTGCACCGGGGGATGAGACTAGGGAAGAAATCCTGAAGAAATTCGGGAAACATACTACTGGAAAGGCATGTGTATATATAAATAAAGTGGACGATATAGAGGTAGACGTATTAAGGGAATTGATTCAGGCTTCGATTACATTTTTAAAGAAAATGTATCCGGATGATACTGAAGAAACAAAAGAATAA
- a CDS encoding FbpB family small basic protein, with amino-acid sequence MIKKNLQQLIQNNKEQILRDKEELERIEEKLDRKHTKLEKENA; translated from the coding sequence TTGATTAAAAAAAATTTACAACAATTAATTCAGAATAATAAAGAGCAAATTCTGCGTGACAAAGAAGAATTAGAAAGAATCGAAGAGAAATTAGATAGGAAGCATACAAAACTCGAGAAGGAGAATGCCTGA
- a CDS encoding HAD family hydrolase: MDSIIFDLDGTIWDPRKTVVFAWNKVIEKHDKINKELTSQQLKETMGLKMHEIGRKLFPELDAKEREKFLNTCSEVEKEHLREEGGSLYDNVEKVLGNLAKKYKLFIVSNCQHGYIEAFYEYHRLEKHFIDYENPGRTGLSKGENIKLIIERNHLKQLVYVGDTAGDQKAAQSAGIPFVYASYGFGEAKNYDYIINSFDELLELF, translated from the coding sequence ATGGACAGTATCATTTTTGATTTGGACGGGACGATATGGGATCCAAGAAAAACGGTAGTGTTTGCATGGAATAAGGTAATTGAAAAACACGACAAAATAAATAAGGAATTGACCTCTCAGCAGTTAAAAGAAACAATGGGGCTGAAGATGCACGAAATCGGAAGAAAACTGTTTCCTGAACTAGATGCAAAAGAGCGTGAGAAATTCCTGAACACTTGCTCGGAAGTGGAGAAGGAGCATCTCAGAGAAGAAGGCGGAAGCCTTTATGATAATGTGGAAAAAGTACTGGGAAATTTGGCGAAAAAGTACAAGCTCTTTATCGTGAGCAACTGCCAGCATGGATACATCGAAGCTTTTTATGAGTATCATAGATTGGAAAAGCACTTCATTGATTATGAAAACCCGGGGAGAACCGGTTTATCTAAAGGGGAAAATATTAAACTGATCATCGAACGTAATCATCTTAAGCAGCTGGTTTACGTGGGGGATACAGCAGGGGATCAAAAAGCGGCTCAGTCTGCCGGTATTCCCTTTGTTTATGCAAGTTATGGATTCGGTGAAGCAAAGAATTATGATTACATAATCAATTCTTTCGATGAACTGCTAGAATTGTTTTAG
- a CDS encoding GNAT family N-acetyltransferase, with the protein MKNIHWGEQKDLNELVHIDNETIGSDHRRAEIEIAIKHQQCLVCKMDGEAAAFLLFNRHFFDQVFISLVVVHPLHRNKGLARALISAFEEEFSGEKIFSSTNQSNDIMHHLFYTMGYKKSGFVDNLDEGDPEIIYVKKGLGRHGL; encoded by the coding sequence ATGAAGAATATACATTGGGGAGAACAAAAAGATTTAAATGAATTAGTACATATTGATAATGAAACAATCGGTAGTGATCATAGACGTGCAGAAATTGAAATAGCGATCAAACATCAGCAATGTTTAGTCTGCAAAATGGATGGAGAGGCTGCTGCCTTTCTTCTATTTAACAGGCATTTCTTTGATCAGGTTTTTATATCTTTGGTCGTTGTCCATCCCTTACATCGAAATAAAGGGCTGGCAAGAGCACTGATTTCAGCGTTTGAAGAAGAGTTCTCCGGAGAAAAGATTTTTTCTTCTACAAATCAATCAAACGACATCATGCATCACCTTTTCTATACTATGGGCTATAAGAAAAGCGGTTTTGTTGACAATCTTGATGAAGGAGATCCGGAAATCATCTATGTTAAAAAAGGATTAGGCAGGCACGGCTTATGA
- a CDS encoding sporulation protein, giving the protein MLLRKYVSMFGVGSAKIDLVLPKTTFHPGELLNGYFFLEGGIVKQKLRRIDCDLVMVDKYSTEKTIDSTTILKSEELQPDETNKLNFVYRIPKTLQSDEKGIRYLFKTKLTFDKGVESLDEDWITVVS; this is encoded by the coding sequence ATGTTATTAAGAAAGTACGTTTCCATGTTTGGTGTAGGATCTGCAAAGATTGATTTGGTATTGCCCAAAACGACCTTTCACCCTGGAGAGCTGCTTAATGGGTACTTCTTTTTGGAAGGAGGTATTGTGAAGCAGAAGTTGAGGAGAATCGACTGTGATCTAGTCATGGTAGACAAGTATTCAACAGAGAAAACAATCGATTCTACGACAATATTAAAATCGGAAGAACTCCAGCCTGATGAAACAAATAAGCTTAATTTTGTATATCGAATACCGAAAACACTTCAATCAGATGAAAAGGGTATACGTTATCTTTTTAAAACAAAATTGACATTTGACAAGGGAGTAGAAAGCTTGGATGAGGATTGGATAACGGTTGTTTCCTAG
- a CDS encoding GNAT family N-acetyltransferase translates to MFLHKIDEELSLKLVDLNDTHEMFQLVDAARNHLKEWLGWLDYTKKEDDTKQFIQSCMRSYAENKSMNTVILYKGKMVGTAGYNSIDWSNKTAYIGYWLHQDYQGNGIMTRVAKALTDYAFEYHNLNKVDIRAAKENKKSRSIPERLGFVEEGIIRQAEWLYDHYVDHVVYGMLHDEWKRKR, encoded by the coding sequence ATGTTTCTACATAAGATTGATGAAGAATTATCTTTAAAACTGGTGGACTTGAATGATACACACGAGATGTTTCAACTGGTGGATGCTGCCAGAAACCATTTAAAAGAGTGGCTGGGCTGGTTGGATTACACAAAGAAAGAAGATGATACTAAGCAATTCATTCAAAGCTGCATGAGGAGCTATGCTGAAAACAAAAGCATGAATACCGTCATTCTATATAAAGGGAAAATGGTCGGGACAGCTGGATATAATTCAATTGATTGGTCAAATAAAACAGCCTATATCGGTTATTGGCTCCATCAGGACTACCAAGGAAACGGCATCATGACGAGAGTTGCAAAAGCATTGACGGATTACGCTTTTGAGTATCATAACCTAAATAAAGTCGATATCAGGGCAGCTAAAGAGAACAAGAAAAGCAGAAGCATACCTGAGCGGCTTGGTTTTGTGGAAGAAGGCATTATCAGGCAGGCAGAATGGCTTTATGATCATTATGTTGATCATGTAGTGTACGGAATGCTTCATGACGAGTGGAAACGAAAAAGATAG
- a CDS encoding diphthine--ammonia ligase produces MNDTQDKKVAVCWSSGKDSCLALYRLLQENKDVVCLVSMISAKDARSHAHGINLKILECQAEALGIRIQLVDSAGDYEQSLVDALKQIKEELGVEQVAFGSLYADEDRKWNEKVSNKAGIEPLFPTWISPEQSNDLLEDFLSLGFTAVICRASEKHFEHTWPGRILDSQFYKEVQKKGICVMGEYGEYHTFVVDGPIFKKKVELTQSGVVLNSGLGVEPAKLSPTAIRKKSKLHIQ; encoded by the coding sequence TTGAATGATACACAGGATAAAAAGGTTGCTGTCTGCTGGAGCAGCGGAAAAGACAGCTGTCTGGCACTATACAGGCTTTTACAAGAAAACAAAGATGTCGTTTGCCTGGTATCGATGATATCAGCTAAGGATGCGCGCAGCCATGCGCATGGAATCAATCTGAAAATCCTTGAATGTCAAGCAGAAGCACTAGGCATCCGCATACAACTGGTCGACTCTGCCGGAGATTATGAACAATCATTGGTCGATGCACTTAAACAAATAAAAGAGGAGCTTGGCGTCGAGCAGGTGGCTTTTGGAAGTTTATATGCAGATGAAGACAGGAAATGGAATGAAAAAGTCTCAAATAAAGCAGGGATAGAACCATTATTTCCGACTTGGATCTCTCCTGAACAATCAAACGACCTCTTGGAAGATTTTTTGTCACTTGGCTTTACTGCAGTTATATGCCGTGCTTCTGAGAAACACTTTGAGCATACATGGCCGGGACGGATTCTGGATTCGCAATTTTACAAAGAAGTCCAGAAGAAAGGTATCTGTGTCATGGGTGAATATGGTGAGTACCATACCTTTGTTGTGGACGGTCCTATTTTCAAAAAGAAAGTGGAACTGACACAATCAGGAGTGGTATTGAATTCAGGACTAGGGGTAGAACCAGCGAAGCTGTCACCAACCGCAATAAGGAAAAAGTCAAAATTACATATACAATAA
- the istB gene encoding IS21-like element IS643 family helper ATPase IstB: MNKTVHELQDQFRQLRLSETAEELPQLLREAEKASWTYLEFLESITRYELVKREAKSLEKRMKWARFPFVKSLDEFELKGQNVLTARQLSQLRELSWLEQQYNLILLGPPGIGKTYIAIGLGLEAVYKGFNVYFATMGELVQLLKTEEYLNKSKVQLKRIRNADLVIIDDLMYMAMDQREANLFFHLINHLYERSSIILTSNKSPDEWGNLIGDQGITTAILDRLLHRVEVIHGGENEESHRMKNRKSIFSAEV, encoded by the coding sequence ATGAACAAGACGGTGCATGAATTACAAGATCAATTTCGACAGTTACGTTTATCAGAGACGGCGGAGGAGCTACCACAGCTTCTTCGCGAAGCTGAAAAAGCATCCTGGACTTACTTGGAGTTCTTAGAATCTATCACACGATATGAATTAGTAAAACGTGAAGCAAAGAGCCTTGAAAAAAGAATGAAATGGGCACGCTTCCCTTTCGTGAAGTCATTAGATGAGTTTGAACTTAAAGGTCAAAACGTTCTAACAGCCCGCCAGCTTTCTCAACTTAGAGAATTAAGCTGGTTAGAGCAACAGTATAATTTGATTCTCTTAGGTCCCCCTGGGATTGGAAAAACATATATCGCAATTGGGCTGGGACTTGAAGCCGTTTATAAAGGATTCAATGTTTACTTCGCTACAATGGGTGAACTAGTACAACTTTTAAAGACAGAAGAATACCTGAATAAATCTAAAGTTCAACTCAAGCGAATTAGAAATGCCGATCTTGTGATTATCGATGATTTAATGTACATGGCGATGGATCAGAGAGAAGCAAACTTATTTTTTCATTTAATTAATCACTTATATGAACGAAGTTCAATCATCCTTACTTCAAATAAAAGTCCAGATGAATGGGGTAATCTAATTGGAGATCAAGGGATTACGACAGCTATTTTGGATCGTTTACTTCATCGAGTGGAAGTCATACATGGTGGAGAGAATGAGGAGAGCCATCGGATGAAAAACCGAAAGAGCATTTTTTCAGCAGAAGTGTAA
- a CDS encoding N-acetyltransferase has product MIKRIDINKESSAKEVLHLQYLSYAIEAKLIGYDDLPPLKDTLASIQQSGETFFGYHDNEELWGVISFKIVNHVIDIHRLMVHPNHFRKKVAEKLMSYLEVQGKENDSMVVSTGTDNTPALNFYIKYGFEIMGEKEMEEGLWITTFRKILM; this is encoded by the coding sequence ATGATAAAACGGATCGACATCAACAAGGAATCGAGCGCAAAGGAAGTATTACATCTTCAATATTTATCTTATGCAATTGAAGCTAAGTTAATTGGATACGATGATTTGCCGCCATTAAAGGACACGCTGGCTTCAATACAGCAATCGGGAGAAACGTTCTTCGGCTATCATGATAATGAGGAATTATGGGGAGTCATTTCCTTTAAAATAGTCAACCATGTTATAGACATACACAGATTGATGGTCCATCCCAATCATTTCAGAAAAAAAGTTGCAGAAAAACTAATGTCATACCTCGAAGTGCAGGGTAAAGAGAATGACTCTATGGTTGTTTCTACTGGAACAGATAACACGCCTGCTCTTAATTTTTATATAAAATATGGGTTTGAAATCATGGGTGAAAAGGAAATGGAAGAAGGATTATGGATTACTACGTTCAGAAAAATACTTATGTAA
- a CDS encoding class I SAM-dependent methyltransferase, which yields MNNTWNRGIYKLWAPVYDSIFNSGAFLEARKHVFKDLELTDKNVLFAGVGTGADLELVELSNVAVTAIDFSPVMLQKAKKKFKHTNIEFIEMDAQRMDFEKERFDIVFASLILSVVPDPIQSLNEMERVLKPYGQLVIFDKFASEEKKLSQKVLRPLVKVLGTDIGLVFEDIHKSYSTTLKIEEDVDLMMNGLYRKIVLRKMG from the coding sequence GTGAACAATACATGGAATAGAGGGATCTACAAATTATGGGCACCGGTGTATGATTCGATTTTCAACTCGGGGGCTTTTTTAGAAGCAAGGAAACATGTTTTTAAAGACTTGGAATTGACGGATAAGAATGTTCTGTTTGCTGGAGTCGGCACTGGGGCGGACCTTGAACTTGTGGAGCTATCGAATGTCGCCGTTACAGCCATCGACTTCTCACCTGTCATGCTTCAGAAGGCTAAAAAGAAATTCAAGCACACCAACATTGAGTTTATTGAAATGGATGCACAGCGAATGGACTTTGAAAAGGAACGCTTCGACATTGTATTCGCCAGCCTTATTCTTTCAGTAGTGCCTGATCCAATTCAAAGCCTGAATGAGATGGAAAGAGTGTTAAAGCCGTATGGGCAGCTTGTCATCTTTGATAAGTTTGCTAGTGAAGAAAAAAAACTTTCACAGAAAGTACTGCGCCCTCTTGTAAAAGTGTTGGGTACAGATATTGGGCTAGTCTTTGAGGATATTCATAAATCATACTCTACAACATTGAAAATAGAAGAAGATGTGGATTTGATGATGAATGGATTGTACAGAAAGATAGTGTTAAGAAAGATGGGATAA
- a CDS encoding GNAT family N-acetyltransferase encodes MDIYELSERKDLFEEAVNAFWKQWGSEESYHFYKDCMLRSCETDEEIPRFYIAVENGGVIGTFAILRNDINSRQDLTPWLACLYVDPEFRGKGLGSQFLQYALDETARKGFKKLYLATDIDGYYEKYQWKHTTEAFGLGGSSIKVYEKSTMN; translated from the coding sequence ATGGACATCTATGAATTAAGTGAGCGGAAGGATTTATTTGAAGAAGCAGTCAATGCTTTTTGGAAACAATGGGGAAGCGAAGAAAGCTACCATTTTTATAAGGATTGTATGCTGCGTTCGTGTGAAACGGATGAGGAGATACCCAGGTTTTATATAGCTGTAGAAAATGGGGGAGTCATTGGTACTTTTGCTATCTTACGCAATGATATTAACAGCCGTCAGGACCTGACTCCCTGGCTTGCTTGTTTATACGTAGACCCTGAATTCCGCGGCAAGGGGTTGGGTTCACAGTTTCTGCAGTATGCTTTAGATGAGACGGCTCGAAAAGGGTTTAAAAAACTTTATCTGGCAACAGATATTGACGGTTACTATGAAAAATATCAATGGAAACATACAACTGAAGCTTTCGGATTAGGAGGAAGTTCAATAAAGGTATATGAGAAATCAACAATGAATTGA
- the glsA gene encoding glutaminase A: MEKLSNEFMEEVVKACRPYTAQGEVIDHIPGLDQSHATDLGVTIITQEGEVYSAGEDDYSFSLQSISKVIILLIALEDFGKEVVFQKVGMEPTDDFFNSISNLEDYEGHRPYNPLINSGAIATASLVNGSSVNERFKRILTFLQTITGDERVKFNEEVYQSEIKNGARNRSLAYFMESTGVLSNKEAEEALDLYYRVNSIDVTSLALAKLGCFLTNHGRSVETGEQLIQARHVRTVKAIMLTSGMYNESGTYAVEVGFPLKSGVSGSIVGAVPGRMGIGIIGPSINKKGNSVAGGQVLRMLSAKLKLNIFHD, from the coding sequence TTGGAGAAATTATCAAATGAGTTTATGGAAGAAGTGGTGAAGGCATGCAGACCCTATACAGCACAAGGAGAAGTTATAGATCATATTCCGGGTTTGGATCAGTCACATGCAACCGATCTCGGTGTCACCATCATCACTCAAGAAGGTGAAGTTTATTCAGCAGGAGAAGATGACTACAGCTTTTCCCTTCAAAGTATTTCAAAAGTCATCATCTTATTGATTGCATTGGAAGACTTCGGAAAAGAAGTAGTCTTTCAAAAGGTCGGCATGGAGCCAACAGATGATTTCTTCAATTCAATATCCAATCTGGAAGACTATGAAGGACACCGGCCGTACAATCCACTCATTAATTCGGGAGCGATAGCGACTGCGAGCCTGGTCAACGGATCATCTGTAAATGAACGATTTAAACGGATCTTAACCTTTCTCCAAACCATTACAGGTGACGAGAGAGTAAAGTTTAACGAAGAAGTGTATCAATCCGAAATCAAAAATGGTGCCCGTAATCGCTCACTTGCTTATTTTATGGAAAGTACCGGTGTCCTTTCGAATAAAGAAGCTGAAGAAGCACTGGATCTATATTACCGGGTGAATTCCATCGACGTCACGTCCCTTGCACTGGCAAAACTTGGCTGTTTCCTGACCAACCACGGCAGGAGTGTCGAAACAGGTGAACAGCTGATCCAGGCCCGACACGTCCGTACTGTGAAAGCAATCATGCTTACATCAGGAATGTATAATGAATCCGGCACTTATGCCGTTGAAGTAGGTTTTCCGCTAAAGAGCGGTGTCTCGGGAAGCATAGTAGGAGCTGTGCCGGGAAGAATGGGAATCGGCATCATCGGTCCATCCATCAACAAAAAGGGAAACAGCGTGGCAGGCGGACAAGTATTGCGCATGCTGTCTGCGAAACTGAAATTGAATATATTTCATGATTGA
- a CDS encoding YqzG/YhdC family protein — protein sequence MKKIILCLFLSPLLINGIQQPVTLAQNLDSIGVTVPSYAKWGRIAMQKTKERYPEAQIIDYLHIGREDGADYSTEKFKLWLKGKDKEFGVLINIRFDPKTDELKQVSFKEVSR from the coding sequence ATGAAAAAAATAATCCTGTGTTTGTTTCTCTCACCTTTGTTGATAAACGGAATACAGCAACCGGTCACCCTAGCCCAAAATCTTGATAGTATCGGAGTGACGGTGCCTTCTTATGCAAAATGGGGGAGGATTGCCATGCAAAAAACGAAAGAACGCTACCCTGAAGCTCAAATCATCGATTATCTTCATATCGGGCGGGAAGATGGTGCTGACTACAGCACAGAAAAATTTAAACTATGGTTAAAAGGTAAAGATAAGGAATTCGGGGTGCTGATCAACATCAGGTTTGATCCCAAAACAGATGAATTGAAGCAGGTATCATTTAAAGAGGTATCACGATAG
- a CDS encoding AAA family ATPase, with the protein MIIMINGAFGSGKTTIATELLHNISDSMIFDPEIVGYMIREILPEDIKKKESKSGDFQNYELWRVLTIETARKLKEKYGNHLIVPMTLRVPEYFTYILNGFKEIDEDTHHFCLQASRETIFDRLLNRGEEEGNWCFQQTDKCLYAFEKYDFGEYIDTENVDVHAVVTAIMNKLTSSELNESKS; encoded by the coding sequence ATGATCATCATGATAAACGGTGCATTCGGTTCAGGTAAAACAACCATTGCAACCGAGCTTTTACATAATATCAGTGACAGTATGATATTTGATCCAGAGATAGTCGGGTATATGATAAGAGAAATTCTGCCTGAAGATATCAAAAAGAAAGAATCAAAGAGCGGTGATTTCCAAAACTATGAGCTTTGGAGAGTTCTTACGATCGAAACTGCCAGAAAGCTTAAAGAAAAATATGGAAATCACCTTATCGTCCCCATGACGCTAAGGGTTCCTGAATACTTTACTTATATATTGAATGGATTCAAAGAAATAGATGAGGACACTCACCACTTTTGTCTGCAAGCCAGCAGGGAAACGATTTTTGACAGGCTCCTAAACAGAGGGGAAGAAGAGGGGAACTGGTGTTTCCAGCAGACGGATAAATGCCTCTATGCTTTTGAAAAGTATGATTTTGGTGAGTATATAGATACAGAGAATGTGGATGTGCACGCTGTAGTTACGGCCATTATGAATAAGTTGACGTCTTCAGAGTTGAATGAAAGTAAGTCTTAA